In one Cronobacter dublinensis subsp. dublinensis LMG 23823 genomic region, the following are encoded:
- the citC gene encoding [citrate (pro-3S)-lyase] ligase — protein MSTLELVTVALARQPQEKARVAAFLASHQLGMDEDVTHVVIALAQGGIAGCAGLAGNVIKGVAVDERWRGENLSARLLVEVENLAMSLGHFHLFLCTRPYHLERFRRCGFWPLAQCDDIAALLENTPSCIRRYCQQLGRLKQHGERIGAVVMNANPFTLGHRFLAEQAARESDWLHLFVVREEASFFPYRERLAMVRAGVAHLPNVTVHEGSAYLISRATFPGYFLKERGLVDKAWSGLDLQIFRRYIAPALGITQRFVGSEPFCPVTRAYNQAMHAWLERAPMSAAPVDVIEIPRLSHAAGEAISASEVRRLLRAQRFASIRERVPESTWTLLAQSYRAEVA, from the coding sequence ATGAGCACTCTGGAACTGGTTACCGTGGCGCTTGCCCGCCAGCCGCAGGAAAAAGCGCGCGTCGCCGCGTTTCTCGCCAGCCATCAGCTGGGGATGGATGAAGACGTCACGCATGTCGTTATCGCGCTCGCCCAGGGCGGCATCGCGGGCTGCGCCGGGCTTGCGGGCAACGTCATCAAAGGCGTGGCGGTGGATGAGCGCTGGCGCGGCGAAAACCTCAGCGCGCGGCTGCTGGTGGAGGTCGAAAACCTGGCGATGAGCCTCGGGCACTTTCATCTGTTCCTCTGCACACGTCCGTACCACCTGGAGCGCTTCCGGCGCTGCGGTTTCTGGCCGCTCGCCCAGTGCGACGATATCGCCGCGCTTCTTGAAAACACACCCTCCTGCATTCGCCGTTACTGCCAGCAGCTTGGCAGACTGAAACAGCACGGCGAGCGCATCGGCGCGGTCGTGATGAACGCCAACCCGTTTACGCTCGGCCACCGCTTTCTGGCCGAACAGGCGGCAAGAGAGAGCGACTGGCTGCATCTTTTTGTGGTGCGCGAAGAGGCGTCGTTTTTCCCTTACCGCGAACGGCTCGCGATGGTGCGGGCGGGCGTCGCGCATCTGCCGAACGTGACCGTGCACGAAGGCTCGGCGTATCTGATTTCCCGCGCCACCTTTCCGGGCTATTTCCTCAAGGAGCGCGGGCTGGTGGATAAGGCCTGGAGCGGGCTGGATTTACAGATTTTCCGCCGTTATATCGCGCCTGCGCTCGGGATTACGCAGCGCTTCGTCGGCAGCGAGCCGTTCTGCCCGGTCACGCGCGCCTATAACCAGGCGATGCACGCGTGGCTTGAGCGCGCGCCCATGAGCGCCGCGCCGGTGGACGTTATCGAAATTCCACGCCTCAGCCACGCGGCGGGCGAGGCTATCTCCGCGTCCGAAGTGCGCCGCCTGCTCAGGGCGCAGCGCTTTGCTTCGATTCGCGAACGGGTGCCGGAAAGCACCTGGACCCTTCTTGCGCAAAGTTATCGCGCCGAAGTGGCATGA
- a CDS encoding 2-hydroxycarboxylate transporter family protein — protein MSTTDDSYVVPHNPSATKQISLKEKWWHIMDTWKVGIVPLPLFILSGALIAIDCLGGKLPSDIVVMVATLAFFGFACGEFGKRLPVVGKMGAAAICATFIPSALVYYGWLPDVVVESTTKFYKSTNILYLYICCIIVGSIMSMNRTTLIQGFLRIFFPMLCGEIVGMLVGMGVGIALGMEPFQIFFFLILPIMAGGVGEGAIPLSIGYATLLHMDQGVALGRVLPIVMLGSLTAIIIAGCLNQLGKRYPHLTGEGELMPDRGDKPQTQTLTTAFSGKADVTTIASGALLAVLLYMLGMLGHKLIGLPAPVGMLFIAVFIKLAHGVSPRLLEGSQVVYKFFQTSVTYPILFAVGVAITPWEELMHAFTLNNLLVIVSTVSALVATGFFVGKKIGMHPIDVAIVSCCQSGQGGTGDVAILTAGNRMTLMPFAQIATRIGGAINVSLSLLVLGNFLV, from the coding sequence ATGAGCACAACCGATGATTCTTACGTTGTACCCCACAACCCGTCTGCAACGAAGCAAATATCACTGAAAGAAAAGTGGTGGCATATCATGGATACCTGGAAAGTCGGGATTGTTCCATTGCCGCTGTTTATCCTCTCCGGCGCGCTTATCGCCATTGACTGCCTCGGCGGCAAGCTGCCGAGCGACATCGTGGTGATGGTCGCGACGCTGGCGTTCTTCGGCTTCGCCTGCGGCGAGTTCGGCAAACGCCTGCCTGTTGTCGGGAAAATGGGCGCGGCGGCGATTTGCGCCACTTTCATTCCTTCCGCGCTGGTCTATTACGGCTGGCTGCCGGATGTCGTCGTGGAGTCCACCACCAAATTCTATAAATCCACCAACATTCTCTATCTCTACATCTGCTGCATTATCGTCGGCAGCATCATGAGCATGAACCGCACCACGCTTATCCAGGGGTTTCTGCGTATTTTCTTCCCGATGCTGTGCGGTGAAATCGTCGGCATGCTGGTGGGCATGGGCGTCGGTATCGCGCTCGGCATGGAGCCGTTCCAGATTTTCTTCTTCCTGATCCTGCCTATCATGGCGGGCGGCGTGGGCGAAGGGGCTATCCCGCTTTCCATCGGTTACGCGACGCTGCTGCATATGGATCAGGGCGTGGCGCTGGGCCGCGTGCTGCCTATCGTCATGCTCGGCAGCCTCACCGCCATCATTATTGCCGGCTGCCTTAACCAGCTCGGCAAACGCTACCCGCACCTGACCGGCGAAGGCGAACTGATGCCGGATCGCGGCGACAAACCGCAAACCCAGACGCTGACCACCGCCTTTAGCGGCAAGGCAGACGTCACCACTATCGCCTCCGGCGCGCTGCTGGCGGTGCTGCTCTACATGCTCGGTATGCTCGGCCACAAGCTGATTGGCCTGCCCGCGCCGGTGGGCATGCTGTTTATCGCGGTCTTTATCAAGCTGGCGCACGGCGTCTCCCCGCGCCTGCTCGAAGGCTCGCAGGTGGTCTACAAATTCTTCCAGACCTCAGTGACCTACCCGATCCTCTTCGCCGTCGGCGTGGCGATCACCCCGTGGGAAGAGCTGATGCACGCTTTTACGCTTAATAACCTGCTGGTGATTGTCAGCACCGTGTCGGCGCTGGTGGCGACGGGCTTTTTCGTCGGCAAGAAAATCGGTATGCACCCGATTGATGTCGCCATCGTCTCCTGCTGCCAGAGCGGGCAGGGCGGCACCGGCGACGTCGCCATTCTCACTGCGGGCAACCGCATGACCTTAATGCCTTTCGCTCAGATAGCCACTCGCATCGGCGGCGCGATTAACGTCTCGCTCTCCCTGCTGGTACTGGGCAATTTTCTTGTTTAA
- the citE gene encoding citrate (pro-3S)-lyase subunit beta, which yields MSKLRRSMLFLPGANAAMLSTAFIYRPDSIMFDLEDAVALREKDTARLLVFHALQHPMYREIETVVRINPLSTPFGLADLDAAVRAGVDVIRLPKTDSPDDIDELEGHLARIERECGRAPGSTRIMAAIESAVGVINAVAIARSSPRLIGIALAAFDYVMDMQTERGDGTELFYARCAVLHAARAAGIDAFDVVWSDVNDEAGFLKEVELIRKMGFNGKSLINPRQIDLLHNAYAPTQDEVDYARRVIAAAEEGERNGLGVVSLNGKMIDAPIINHAQVVLERAAASGVRR from the coding sequence ATGAGCAAACTTCGCCGCAGTATGCTGTTTTTACCCGGCGCTAACGCCGCCATGCTCTCCACCGCGTTTATCTACCGCCCCGATTCCATCATGTTCGATCTCGAAGACGCCGTGGCGCTGCGCGAAAAAGACACTGCGCGCCTGTTGGTCTTCCACGCCCTGCAACATCCGATGTACCGGGAGATTGAAACCGTGGTGCGTATTAATCCGCTCAGCACGCCGTTCGGGCTGGCGGATCTCGACGCGGCGGTGCGCGCAGGCGTGGACGTGATCCGCCTGCCGAAAACCGACTCCCCGGACGATATCGACGAGCTGGAAGGTCATCTGGCGCGCATCGAGCGCGAATGCGGGCGTGCGCCGGGCTCGACGCGCATCATGGCGGCCATTGAGTCGGCGGTGGGCGTTATCAACGCGGTGGCGATCGCCCGCAGCTCGCCGCGGCTTATCGGCATTGCGCTCGCGGCGTTCGACTACGTGATGGATATGCAGACCGAGCGCGGCGACGGCACCGAACTCTTCTATGCCCGCTGCGCGGTGCTCCATGCGGCGCGCGCCGCCGGGATAGATGCGTTCGACGTGGTGTGGTCTGACGTCAATGACGAAGCGGGTTTCTTAAAAGAGGTCGAGCTTATCCGCAAGATGGGCTTTAACGGCAAATCGCTGATAAACCCGCGCCAGATAGATCTGCTGCATAACGCCTACGCGCCAACACAAGACGAAGTGGATTACGCCCGCCGCGTGATTGCCGCTGCCGAAGAGGGCGAGCGCAACGGGCTGGGTGTGGTGTCGCTCAACGGCAAGATGATTGACGCGCCGATTATCAACCATGCGCAGGTGGTGCTGGAACGCGCCGCGGCCTCCGGCGTGCGCCGTTAA
- the citD gene encoding citrate lyase acyl carrier protein, with amino-acid sequence MKIVKEALAGTAESSDLMVKIAPAAGELEIEIYSDVIKQFGDQIRRVVQETLAAMDVDEGLVIIEDKGALDCVIRARLQSAILRACEAQPLRWEALK; translated from the coding sequence ATGAAGATAGTCAAGGAGGCGCTGGCGGGGACCGCCGAGTCCAGCGACCTGATGGTAAAAATCGCCCCGGCGGCGGGCGAGCTGGAGATTGAAATCTACAGCGATGTGATAAAGCAGTTCGGCGACCAGATCCGCCGCGTAGTGCAAGAGACGCTCGCGGCGATGGACGTAGACGAAGGACTGGTGATTATTGAGGATAAAGGCGCGCTCGACTGCGTGATCCGCGCCCGGCTGCAAAGCGCCATTCTGCGCGCCTGTGAGGCGCAGCCGCTGCGCTGGGAGGCACTCAAATGA
- a CDS encoding fumarylacetoacetate hydrolase family protein: protein MKLASYLHQGRRSYGIVTDKGVVDLGSRLGADYADLKTLLAQDALDNARRYAAAPADIALCDVTFLPVIEQPEKILCVGMNYAEKRKEFDQHNPAPTLFVRFPDSQTGHNAPVLKPRHSSEFDYEGELAVIIGRGGENIAREAALSHVAGYSCYMDGSARDWQHTWFTAGKNWRQTGAFGPWMTTADEIPDPHQLAIRTWLNGRMVQDDNTRSMIHGVAELIEYISTFTRLSAGDVIITGSPGGVGKKRTPPLFMKPGDKIEVEIERIGHLCNVIAEAPVAQPAPAH from the coding sequence ATGAAACTTGCGAGTTATCTCCATCAGGGCCGCCGCAGCTACGGCATTGTCACGGATAAAGGTGTAGTGGATCTGGGCTCCCGTCTCGGGGCGGATTATGCGGATCTCAAAACGCTGCTGGCGCAGGACGCGCTGGACAACGCGCGCCGCTACGCCGCCGCGCCCGCCGATATCGCGCTTTGCGACGTGACGTTTTTGCCGGTAATCGAACAGCCGGAGAAAATCCTCTGCGTGGGCATGAATTACGCCGAGAAACGCAAAGAGTTTGACCAGCACAACCCGGCGCCGACGCTGTTTGTCCGCTTCCCGGATTCCCAGACCGGCCACAACGCGCCGGTGCTCAAACCGCGCCACTCCAGCGAGTTCGATTACGAAGGGGAGCTGGCGGTGATTATCGGGCGCGGCGGCGAGAACATCGCCCGCGAGGCGGCGCTTTCGCACGTGGCGGGCTACAGCTGCTACATGGACGGCTCGGCGCGCGACTGGCAGCACACCTGGTTTACGGCGGGCAAAAACTGGCGGCAGACCGGCGCGTTCGGCCCGTGGATGACCACCGCCGATGAAATTCCCGATCCGCACCAGCTCGCCATCCGCACCTGGCTTAACGGGCGCATGGTGCAGGATGACAACACCCGCAGCATGATCCATGGCGTGGCGGAGCTTATCGAATATATCAGCACCTTCACCCGCTTAAGCGCGGGCGATGTGATCATCACCGGATCGCCAGGCGGGGTCGGTAAAAAACGCACGCCGCCGCTGTTTATGAAGCCGGGCGACAAAATCGAGGTGGAGATCGAGCGGATCGGCCATCTGTGCAATGTGATCGCCGAAGCGCCTGTCGCGCAACCGGCGCCCGCCCACTAA